The Mobula birostris isolate sMobBir1 chromosome 19, sMobBir1.hap1, whole genome shotgun sequence genomic sequence AATAACAGAACCCGGATTCATAAAGAGGTCAAAATCGTAAAGTGCATCAGAATTTAAAACTTCAATAAAACATACTTACTTTTCTTGATTCCAAGAGTTGGTGGATACCAACCACAACAAGTAACCCAAGGCCAATTAGGAACATATATAAAAATATTCTGCAAATTAAATTGTTTATATTAAAATATTTATCAAGACAAGTGCAGAAACCCACCAATAAAAGGCAGCAGCACAACCAACAGAGCGGACTCCAGTCAGACTTAGCAAAaagtaattattttttaaaaatcgttACACAGCTTTTTCATTCCCCTTAAAAGCCAAATCACTCAAAGGGCAATTTGGACTGTTGAGAATGTGAGTGTGAAGGGAATCAGGAAAACTCTGTATACCGATTGTTATAACCATTAATGAAAGTCTTTATGGTTTGCAAAATATTCTAAAGCACAGATCAACAATTGGCATAATCAGAACAAGAAAGCTAGCTTAGTAAAGTTTACTGTACTatgatgaaatacagaaaaagttTACTTCCTTGTACTTTCTACAGTAGGCAATCACCCTGTAGGACATTAACAGAATACCAGTTTCACCAATGCTACAAAAGCTATACAATGAAACATTCATTCATACAAAACCCAATCAATCTCAGTTTAAGAGACTACATGCCTTTTGTCACATACAATCCATGGTAAGGAGTCTGAGTTGGAACTGGAAGAACTCTGGATCATACAGGAGGCTAAAGGGATGATATATAGTACATATAGAAAGGtaattacacccaaggtgcaggacactggaaacagggtgacagtcaggaaggggaaatgggGAAAGGGGTTAgggagtcagtgcagagtacccctgtggccattcccctcaacttTGGATACTTTTTgccggggggtgggggcggggggggggggggggttagaagAGAGGTTGACCGAACAAAGGGAAGTCAtagtggtcgggtctctggcactgtgcctACCCCTGACTCCAGATGAGGCACactgtgataggggattcattggttaagggaacagacaggaggttctgtgagcaagaatgagattcccggacggtacacaaggaaatctgcagatgctggaaattcaagcaacacacacaaaatgctggtgaacgcagcaggccagacagcatctataggaagaagcagtcgacgtttcgggctgggacccttcatcaggactaactgaaagaagagctagtaagagatttgaaagtgggagggggagggggagatccaaaatggtaagagaagacaggagggggagggatggagctaagagctggacaggtgattggcaaaagggatatgaggctggagaagggagaggatcataggacgggaggcctagggagaaagaaagggggagggggagagcaggcaaggagttattgtgaaaaggacagaagagagagagagagagagagagagaaaaggagggggaagaataaataacggatggggtatgagggggaggaggggcattaacagaagttagagaagttgatgttcatgccgtcaggttggaggctacccagacagaatataaggtgttgttcctccaacctgagtgtggcttcatcttgacagtagaggacagtatagacatatcagaatgggagtgggacgtggaattaaaatgtgtggccactgacagatcctgctttctctggtggacagagcgtaggtgttcagcaaaacgatctcccagtctgcgtcgggtcttgccaatatatagaaggctgcatcgggagcactggacgcagtatatcaccccagccgactcacaggtgaagtgtcgcctcacctggaaggactgtctggggccctgaatggtggtgagggaggaagtgtaagggcatgtgtagcacttgttccgcttacacggataagtgccaggagggagatcattggggagggatggggggacaaatggacaagggagtcgcatagggagtgatctctgcggaacgcggggggggggggtgcggagggAAGGATGTCcttcgtggtgggatcccgttggaggtggcggaagttacggagaattatatgttggacctggaggctggtggggtggtaggtgaggacaaggggaaccctatcgctagtggggtggcaggaggatggggtgacagcagatgtacgtgaaatgggagggagatgcatttgagagcagagttgatgatggaggaagggaagttccCGGAcggtacgttgcctcccaggtgcgagGATGCAGGATATCttagatcgagtcctcagcattcttaagtgggagagcCAGAAGTCGCGGTCCATGCAGATGTCAATggcatgggtaggacaagtgacgaGTTTTTGCAAAGGGAGTTCATGGAATTAGGTGCAATGTTAAAGGGCAGGGCCTCCAGGAGTGTGATCTCAGAATTGTTGTGCCACGTGCAGGTGAGATTACAGAGTGTAATGCTTGGCTAACGAATTGGTACAGGAGGGAGGGTGGGCAGAAAATACTTGCATCAATGGGttctcttccaggaaaggtgggacctgtacagaagagatggttttcacctgaactggagggggactaatatcctagcgggaaggtttgttaatactGCACAGTGGTGGTTTAAACGAGAGTTGCAAAGggaagggaaccagagtgccagaacagttagtagaGAGATTATGGAGACaggtgttggtaagacctcagacaaagtcaggaatcaaaaggttgagcatggtgtgactagggCCCTGAGCTGTGTACATTTCAAAGCATAGGAAAGGCACATGAGCTCAGGGCATGCATCAACAACTGGAAGTATgacgttgtagccattagtgagtcttggttgcaggaggtgcaggtctggcagctcaatattctggggttccgctgttttagatgtgacagagtgggagtgattaaaggaggaggggaaaatgtcacagcagtgctccatcaggacagcctGGAAAACATGAGGAGCTCtgggtggaaatgaggaatgaGAACAGTATGACAATGTTAATGGGacaatattacagaccacccaacagtccacgggatttagaggaacagatCTGTacagagatcgcagactgttgcaagaaacacaagttagttataactttccacatattgactgggaatcccatactgtaaaaggactggacaggatagagtttgtcaaatgtgttcagaaaagtttccctCATCAGTACGcagaagtcccaacgagagagcGTATGTGATACGGgatctattagggaatgagacagggcaggtgacaagtTTGTGTAGGGAACATACACAACGTAGCAATCCTGTGACCACAacgtcattagtttcaaagtaagtatgaAAGAATATAGGTCTGGTCTGCAAGTTGAGATTTTAAATTGggaaaaaggccaattttgatggcatcagaaatgatctggcaagtgtggattgggacaggctgttttctggcaaaggtgtacttggccagcgggaggccttcaaaaacaaaattttgagagcacaaagCTCGTACGTGCTTgtatacaagcatttggatagaatGGAATGATTAATAATAATCAGCATGACTTCGTCCatggtaggttatgtctaactaatcttaatAGATTTTTTTCGaggaagctaccaggaaagtgTTGAAGACAGGGcactggatgttgtctacatggctttagtaaggcatttgacaaggccccacacgggaggctggtcaagaaggttcagtcgctcagcatccAGGATGAGGCAGTaaaatggattagacattggctctgtGAGACAAGTCAGAGAGCAGTAGTAGAGGtctgtgaccaatggtgtgccgcAGTGATTGgtgttgtcatctatatcaatgaactGGACGATGTGATTATCTAGGttggcaaatttgtggatgacaccaagattgggggtgtagtggacaacaaGGAAGGTTATCAtagcttgcagaaggatctgcatcagctagaaaaatgggctgaaaaatggcagatggaacttaatgcaaacaagtgcaaggttttgcacttcagtagcaCCAACCAGACGGCACTGAGAAGCGTGATAGAACataggaatctgggaatacaggcccataattcgttgaaagtggcgTTACacaggattgtaaagaaagcttttggcacagagTCTGCATAaattaatgtattgagtacagcagatgggatattatgttgaagttgtacaagacattggtgaggactaatttggagtattggtcacctacctacaggaaagatgcaaacaaggttgaaagagtatagaaAAAAATTTACAGGCATGTTGCCAGGTCCAAgtgatctgagttataaggaaagattgaataggctaggactatTCTTCAGaacacagaagattgagaggagattatGAGGCGTATAGGCAGCAGACCTTTTTCATTGAAGTTGAGTGTGACAACAACCAGAGGTTATGTgcgaagggtgaaaggtgagaagtttaaggggaaatatgacagaaacttcttcactcagagggtggtatgtggaatgagctgccagcaccaaGTGATTCATGTGAGCTCAATTTGAACGTTCAACAGTactctggatagatacatggagataGTAGGGGATAGAGCGATAAGATCCCGGTGCCAGTCAACGAGAGTAGGGAATTTAAATAGTTTCATCATGGACTAGAGAGGCCGAAGGGCTGTACTTCTACGACACTATACAAAAGGTTACTGGAAAAAAGAATTGTGAAAGAGGCTAAAGCCAACGTTTATTGATTTGCTAAATATCAGTATCATTTAGTTTAGCTAATTACTAATAATTTCAAACATGTAAACTGACCTAAACTACCTGAATATTTTAAAACTGTTCTATGTTATCACCTTGCAGGAAAAAAGAATTAGTACATGCTAGCTCCATTTTAATGTTTTGCGCAGACACATGGGTCATTCCAAAACATCCCGGCACCATAAAACATTATAATGGGTGTAATTATATATTACACAGATATTTCACTGTGCAGTATAGGAATTGCACTAGATACAAATCTATAGCAAATATCAGAGTACCAAAACTATGAAACTATAACATTCATATGGAATGGACCAATTGTTGCACAGATCAATGCAATGAATGAGAATATTTCTGCACTTAAGCGTATGTATTGTTTAAATAACTAGATTTTGGAAATTTGACTAGTTCCTTAAACAGAAACCTTCAACTCTTGCTCGACCAATTAAAGGTACACCTGTCACGTCACACAAGTTTGGCCCTGATCCAATCAGTACAACCTACATATCTGAAGAGGCAGGCATTGTCTGGACAAAAGTGCTACTCACCAAGCATTAAAGCCCATTAACTATACTCACAAAAAATTGTACCCAAATGCCCATTAAAAGGACTCCTAAGTTTTCAGCTTCAATAACTACCGAAGATAACAGACAGTTTATTCAGATGTTGGAAAATGGTGCTGTGTAGCATAGGAAAAGGGTCAAATTGCCTCTGCAGTTTCAGGAATTACATGCACCACCATAATGAAAACAAAATGACAAAACAGAAAAGAACTAATCAGTCAGAAATTTACTtcaaataataaaaatacatCCTCCTTCTAACACTTACGTTTCTCCATCTAGACCATCCTCTCGCTCAGTTATTGTAACAGTCTGGTTGAACACAGCATCACGGTAAATATTGCCCTACAAAGAGAAATTAGCCACTGATTACAGCAAACAATTACAGACATCATTACTGCCACAACCTGACCCCAAGAGAACTGACAGGGAGCACTTACACTGGCATCCTTGTAGTTGAGGTTGATGACTAATCCAAATGGCCGACCTCCCATTGGCTCAGCAGGAATAAATGAATACTCAAATGTTGCTTGACGTTGGGACTGCACCAATGTATTCAGCTGTAATGCTGTGAACTAAGAGAAAAGACCTGCTTGCATTATTCTGCAACAGAGATGCATACTGAAGCAAACATGAAACTGTTACAGTGAGCCAAGTAATTTTAGGCAACTTTAAACTTTctagttaaataaataaataaatagtttcttGTTATATAAAATCTCTAACTTCAAATGGACCGAAATGGGTTATCAATTAGAATAATTTCATTCAAACCATTTGCATCCAGCATAATTATATGCATTAAGACTTAAAAAGCACTCACATTCTGAATGTAGAACTGATAGTCTTGAGGATAACGGAATGAAGCGTCCAAAGATTCTACAACAAATTCTTCATTGCCCTTGTTTGTAAATCCAACCAAGAATTTCACAATGTTGTTAGCTGGGAAATCTAAATGATAATTAAGTATAAACATTAGGGAAATATTACACAATGACTACCCATTTCTTCATTCCCAAAGTAAGTGAAACGGTCAAGCAAGGGAAGCAGCATATGACTGAAGACAATGACATTTTCAACATGAAGCCCAGTCACATGCCACAAATTTTATTACAATCAATCCTCTGCCTCTCAAACTATTACAATAAAGCTTATGTACTTCCCAGTAAGTTGGCAATGTACTTGGACACAGCAGCTTCCACGGGGCCAACcaaagctgtgtgtgtgtgtgttttctttaAAATGTTTTTTCTAATTGCAAAACCCCGCTGAATATCAAGAACTTAAACTACTGTAGGTCTATCCCATCAGCAAGTTGTGTATTGGTGGAGAAAGtgaagctggacttggtgtggaacatgctgctgcCTGCTACAGAGGGTTGTCGGTGTGCGAAGGCAGTGTGTAGTTTAACAGCCAGTGACTATcttagtcgcttttcttgtgattgcaagatcctTTTGGACATtagtaatgtggaatgctgcaagtcactgatttattggcgagACAGATAGCAGGGGAGTAGTACTGAGGATAaggcctcaagctgtggtgtCAACTGTGCAAAGCCATCGAGAAgagtcggtgctgccctccagtgtctgCTCTAGCAGAAGATGAACTGTATTGTGTTTGTCTGTacactgctgcaacattcatggactcaaagACCTGGCCTTTACTTTTTATGTTTAATGCTGTTGTACACATGCTACATGTGCCCTGTGTTGTGTATGACTACTGGTTCTGCGTTTTGTACCTTAGCCACGGAGTAACAGTTTCATTTGGCTGTTTTCATGAATGGTTAAATGACTAATTAAACTTAATGAAAACAGACAGCATTTAATGCTACTGCATTTTTCATGAattctacaaaaaaaaaatcagtaactTGACATGATAACCATTTTTGTTACTTTCCTTGAAGGATCTTGGTATCATTTATACCTCTGCTGGGATCATTTCTTTGCCTTTGTTTGTACTATCAGACATTCCCACTCACCGCTTCCTGTACTGAAAACCTGGGCTCCATCTCCTATTTCTTTCAACTCTCAGAAGGTTATTAATCTAAAATATTTTCCCTCACTTAAAAAAAggctgttttgtttttacttaagAACATTTGAGAGCCAGTTATTGCTGCAATGCAAGATTTGCAGCTGCTAATTTACACTCTTAACAGTTCCCACAAGCAGCAATATCACATTGGCCAGATAATTTACTTAAGAGTTGATCAAGTCATAAACACTGCCCAAAACTTCAGGGGAACAACTCCATTCAGCGAATGCTGCCTTAGTATTATTTACATTCATACTAAAGAGCAGATGGGAGCTTTGGCAGAACATATCTTCTCAAGGACAATATAAAGCATTCCATCACAACTGCACCAGCCAGCCTAGCCTCCACAGAGAAACTTAAACCTACAACCCTTCAGCTAAAAAATAAGCCCTGAAAGAACGGGTTGGAGAACTGAATGCACATTGAAAGAAATACATTTGTAACTTCAAGTTAAATAAGCTACCTTAATAGTAATAAGAGTTAAATTGGCATAGATCATCTCTAGCCAAAAAATTATACTTAGCTAGAATAAAAATGACAAGTAACAACAATTATTATTAGATCACAGAATGGCAAATACATCTGCAACAGTTTGAAAAATTAACACTACCTTTTGGTGCAGAATACTAACATTGAGGACATTGGATTAATTTCCCTACCTTCTCCCTTCACAAACAAGATAGTTGTGTCAGCATTGGGAGAAGCTTTTGGTTCCCCAAACGTCGAGTCAtcatcttcttcttcctcttccttttcaTCTTCCATCTATAGTGACAAAAAACACACCAAAATTTTGATATGGCTATCAAGATCCAGCAGTTTGGCAATTACATGAGAAACTATAAACCAAACAAAGGGTAACTAACCGTCAGTGCCCAATCCCAGTTAAAAATGAGTGCAAGTGTTAAATAGAAATGCACCTGCCATTCTGCTTAAAATCAAAGCAATAATGACTTGTACTACAGAACCTGCAGTTTAGGACTTTATAATTTACTAGGACTTGGGCATTTAAAGCCTAAATCAGATAAGAGAACCACTATGTCTGAACGGCACTGATGCTACAAGTGACAACAGGTTTTTAGGTGCCACAATATTCTTTGTCACAATCACTTTCATAGAATAAAATGTTAATACTTGACAACCATTGGTGCGAGTGAAACTAAAAATAATGGTGTTGGAAAAACTGGGAACAAGTTATTAAATATCAAAACTTACAATGTCCGTTGCATCATCCTCCTCTATCTCTGCTTCATCATCTTCATCCTCTACTACAGAATCATCTACACCTTCTTCATCCTCTGTTGGGTCATCTGCAGCAACTAAAGACAGCCCTGCACCTAATGATAGAACAAACATTTATTTTAAACACCAAGTGTAACGGCTTTCAGTTAGAGGAGACTGTTCATTGGTAGAGATTAAAATTTAACCCAAAGTACAAGACACAAATAAATCTTGATTAAACAGCTTATGGAGAAGGGCAGCTGTTAAAGTGTTATTGGCCAGATCAGCTCATTGCTCTAAATGCACCAGACAGCAGGAATTTTCAAAACTAAATGCGTAGAATATGTTGCCAAGGAACATTCTTGAACTTGATGAATCTTGAGCTCATTTAAGATTGTCTTCCTACGAAGAAATGAAAGAATGTTGGAGATCCGCAAGATGCAAGTCTTTGAAAAATTAATTCAGTCGTTATGATTTGACAATTGAGCAAAACAAGTGATAGG encodes the following:
- the ssr1 gene encoding translocon-associated protein subunit alpha — translated: MSAAITGPVGVGVGAAMGCLLSLSLLLLLAFPLSLVQRGPGAGLSLVAADDPTEDEEGVDDSVVEDEDDEAEIEEDDATDIMEDEKEEEEEDDDSTFGEPKASPNADTTILFVKGEDFPANNIVKFLVGFTNKGNEEFVVESLDASFRYPQDYQFYIQNFTALQLNTLVQSQRQATFEYSFIPAEPMGGRPFGLVINLNYKDASGNIYRDAVFNQTVTITEREDGLDGETIFLYMFLIGLGLLVVVGIHQLLESRKRRRPTSKVEMGTSNHNNVDMSWIPQETLNQINKTSPRRSPRKRAKRTVGSDE